The Onthophagus taurus isolate NC chromosome 2, IU_Otau_3.0, whole genome shotgun sequence genome includes a window with the following:
- the LOC111427571 gene encoding uncharacterized protein isoform X1 — MSKKYDFLVIFILAIFQYLMLSNTLQNFDMDVDSECGYGIKLGHIVLVVIKNVNKNTDVCTGAIVTSTIIATSGGCCHSARSISIKAFYNYTIKKWMQTRTVFSTSVLARQDNTLPMDYLCIMKLETELDLNKRTNKIEFYNDSLTQDHVVDIIAILYLKEQDKYKVVCHVAEIERNQSCSEYYRENFDNSSWHPCFTNAFLKTQSCLGVDGAVIQYDNKMIGLLKHFLENCSTAKYGFIHMFSANAEFIKMIITEGKYKRHH, encoded by the exons atgtcaaagaaatatgattttctcgttatttttatactagcaatatttcaatatttaatgttatcGAATACCTTACAAAATTTCGATATGGATGTGGATTCTGAATGCGGATACGGCATAAAACTTGGTCACATT GTACTTGTAGTGAtaaaaaacgtaaataaaAACACCGATGTTTGTACTGGAGCGATAGTGACTTCCACGATTATTGCAACATCCGGGGGATGTTGTCATTCAGCTCGTTCGATTTCCATCAAAGCTTTTTACAATTACACCATTAAAAAATGGATGCAAACTCGAACTGTCTTCAGTACCAGTGTTTTAGCGCGTCAGGATAATACTCTTCCAATGGATTATCTCTGCATTATGAAA cTTGAAACCGAATTGGATCTAAACAAGAGAACTAATAAGATCGAATTTTATAATGATTCCCTGACCCAAGATCACGTCGTTGATATTATAGCGATTTTGTACTTGAAAGAGCAAGATAAATACAAAGTTGTGTGCCATGTAGCTGAAATTGAAAGAAATCAATCTTGTAGCGAATATTATCGAGAAAACTTTGATAATTCCAGTTGGCACCCCTGTTTTACAAATGCATTTCTTAAGACGCAATCATGTttg gGTGTTGATGGTGCCGTAATTcaatatgataataaaatgattggactattaaaacattttttggaaaattgttcAACCGCTAAGTACGGATTCATACATATGTTTAGTGCAAACGctgaatttataaaaatgattattaccGAAGGTAAATATAAACGGcaccattaa
- the LOC111427571 gene encoding uncharacterized protein isoform X2, with protein sequence MRIRHKTWSHLIKNVNKNTDVCTGAIVTSTIIATSGGCCHSARSISIKAFYNYTIKKWMQTRTVFSTSVLARQDNTLPMDYLCIMKLETELDLNKRTNKIEFYNDSLTQDHVVDIIAILYLKEQDKYKVVCHVAEIERNQSCSEYYRENFDNSSWHPCFTNAFLKTQSCLGVDGAVIQYDNKMIGLLKHFLENCSTAKYGFIHMFSANAEFIKMIITEGKYKRHH encoded by the exons ATGCGGATACGGCATAAAACTTGGTCACATT TGAtaaaaaacgtaaataaaAACACCGATGTTTGTACTGGAGCGATAGTGACTTCCACGATTATTGCAACATCCGGGGGATGTTGTCATTCAGCTCGTTCGATTTCCATCAAAGCTTTTTACAATTACACCATTAAAAAATGGATGCAAACTCGAACTGTCTTCAGTACCAGTGTTTTAGCGCGTCAGGATAATACTCTTCCAATGGATTATCTCTGCATTATGAAA cTTGAAACCGAATTGGATCTAAACAAGAGAACTAATAAGATCGAATTTTATAATGATTCCCTGACCCAAGATCACGTCGTTGATATTATAGCGATTTTGTACTTGAAAGAGCAAGATAAATACAAAGTTGTGTGCCATGTAGCTGAAATTGAAAGAAATCAATCTTGTAGCGAATATTATCGAGAAAACTTTGATAATTCCAGTTGGCACCCCTGTTTTACAAATGCATTTCTTAAGACGCAATCATGTttg gGTGTTGATGGTGCCGTAATTcaatatgataataaaatgattggactattaaaacattttttggaaaattgttcAACCGCTAAGTACGGATTCATACATATGTTTAGTGCAAACGctgaatttataaaaatgattattaccGAAGGTAAATATAAACGGcaccattaa
- the LOC111427368 gene encoding serine/threonine-protein kinase VRK1-like, with protein sequence MPPKKRANDQIQDLIRSGEVLEDVHKKKWKLGNPIGKGGFGLIYLAQELNESKNNTEFSYVVKIEPHGNGPLFVEMNFLMRNAKQDDISAFMKENKLKSLGMPRYISSGSHLINKEKYRFLVLERFGDDISKLLLDCKNEFPIVTVFKVALQIVDVLEYIHSRGYVHHDIKGANILLDLKAKKQIYLMDYGLTGRYFTGTKFKRDPKKAHDGTLEYVSRDGHDGVQTRRGDLEVLGYNIIQWLGCTLPWEKVKNPVAVQTSKSKYMDDIPNLMETCFKNKDPPKAVVEYLVYLNNLNFDSEPNYKNIRNIFINGIKSNGGTIGSPLVFQQSKTPTKRKLASETPSSGKKTKLPRRKLNVDDSNDEEEEQEEKPHNTRAKDRRAAIKNEDIEQNGNEKVKPEHSKKKGKHANAEEKVEDKEKNDKPKKKIRKVKNIEDGENREEEIEPKKKTKKVENVEDGENGVEGVKPKKKSKKVENVEDGENGVEGVKPKKKSKKVENVEDAENGVEGVKPKKKSKKVEHVEDGEAAEEAVKPKKKIGNNKRNVENQEETEMITKKGHENKKGNEVDEEDRIKIKPSKKKVQETNNTIEDEKPSSSRYPKRTKK encoded by the coding sequence ATGCCCCCTAAAAAACGTGCAAATGATCAAATACAAGATCTCATACGTTCTGGAGAAGTTTTGGAAGatgttcataaaaaaaaatggaaactTGGAAATCCAATTGGAAAAGGAGGATTCGGACTTATTTATCTAGCTCAAGAGTTAAACGAATCTAAAAACAACACCGAATTTTCTTATGTTGTAAAAATTGAACCACACGGAAATGGCCCATTATTTGTGGAAATGAATTTCTTGATGAGAAACGCTAAACAAGATGATATATCTGCGTTCATGAAggagaataaattaaaatctttggGTATGCCGCGCTACATTAGTTCAGGGTCTCACTTAATTAACAAGGAAAAGTATCGTTTCCTCGTGCTGGAACGGTTTGGAGACGACATTTCCAAGTTACTTTTAGATTGTAAGAACGAATTTCCTATTGTTACTGTTTTTAAAGTTGCATTACAAATTGTGGATGTCTTGGAATATATACACAGTAGAGGTTATGTTCATCATGATATAAAAGGAGCGAATATTTTGTTAGACTTAAAagctaaaaaacaaatttacctTATGGATTATGGGTTAACCGGCCGTTACTTTACTGGAACAAAATTTAAGAGAGATCCGAAAAAAGCTCATGATGGCACTCTTGAGTATGTTAGTCGTGATGGTCATGATGGCGTACAAACTCGCAGAGGAGATTTAGAAGTTTTAGGATACAATATAATACAATGGCTTGGTTGTACTTTACCATgggaaaaagttaaaaatccAGTAGCTGTTCAAACATCGAAGTCAAAATATATGGATGATATCCCCAATTTGATGGaaacatgttttaaaaataaagaccCACCCAAGGCTGTTGTAGAATATCTTGTTTActtaaataatcttaattttgattctgaacctaattataaaaacatacggaacatatttataaatggAATTAAATCTAATGGGGGCACAATAGGGTCCCCATTAGTTTTCCAACAGTCAAAGACTCCAACTAAACGCAAACTTGCCTCCGAAACGCCATCATCTggcaaaaaaacaaaattaccaAGACGAAAACTCAATGTAGATGATAGTAATGATGAAGAGGAAGAACAAGAAGAGAAACCTCATAATACAAGAGCAAAGGATAGAAGAGCTGCAATTAAAAATGAGGATATAGAACAGAATGGAAATGAAAAGGTAAAACCTGAACATTCCAAGAAAAAGGGAAAACATGCAAATGCCGAAGAGAAAGTtgaagataaagaaaaaaatgataaaccCAAGAAGAAGATAAGAAAAGTGAAAAATATAGAAGATGGTGAGAACAGGGAGGAAGAAATTGAACCAaagaaaaagacaaaaaaagtGGAAAATGTTGAAGATGGTGAGAATGGGGTGGAAGGAGTGAAACCCAAGAAAAAGTCAAAAAAAGTGGAAAATGTTGAAGATGGTGAGAACGGCGTGGAAGGAGTGAAACCCAAGAAAAAGTCAAAAAAAGTGGAAAATGTTGAAGATGCTGAAAACGGGGTGGAAGGAGTGAAACCCAAGAAAAAGTCAAAAAAAGTGGAACATGTTGAAGATGGTGAGGCTGCAGAGGAAGCAGTAAAACCGAAGAAAAAAATAGGGAATAATAagagaaatgttgaaaatcaAGAAGAAACAGAAATGATTACAAAGAAAGGCCATGAAAATAAGAAAGGTAATGAAGTTGATGAAGAGgacagaattaaaattaaaccatCTAAGAAAAAAGTACAAGAAACCAATAATACGATTGAAGATGAAAAACCTTCATCTAGTCGTTATCCTAAACGAACCAAAAAATAG